A genome region from Chthonomonas sp. includes the following:
- a CDS encoding TrkA family potassium uptake protein has product MNIIIFGCGRTGAVLAQQLSKTHQVTVVEQNPEALSRLGYKHSCKVVLGSGLDMDTLEKAGIKNADMFFALTRGDNTNLMAGQMARMTFNVERVVMRVADMHRAEAYRKLGYVCLTPALLLAGMMVDMTNGDEYKPIEEYNQLPKEMAL; this is encoded by the coding sequence ATGAACATCATCATCTTCGGCTGCGGCAGAACCGGCGCCGTCCTCGCCCAACAGCTTTCCAAGACCCACCAGGTCACCGTAGTCGAACAGAATCCCGAAGCCCTTTCGCGGTTAGGCTACAAACACAGTTGCAAGGTTGTGCTCGGGAGCGGCTTGGACATGGACACGCTCGAGAAGGCCGGAATTAAAAACGCGGACATGTTTTTTGCCCTTACTCGCGGCGACAACACCAACCTTATGGCGGGTCAAATGGCGCGCATGACGTTCAACGTGGAGCGTGTGGTCATGCGAGTCGCGGACATGCACCGCGCGGAAGCCTATCGTAAGCTTGGCTATGTTTGTTTGACTCCGGCGCTGCTGCTGGCCGGCATGATGGTAGACATGACCAACGGCGACGAGTATAAGCCGATTGAGGAATACAACCAGCTTCCTAAGGAGATGGCGCTCTAA
- a CDS encoding HD domain-containing protein, translated as MLGTKLDVDLFIQRREAENLRLQEHPSGRIWSLGFAAIFNDVLAQLEAEFRADFPGLPPISFVATGGFGRQEMSPHSDIDFLIIPLSEESATFDRAMHHLYRRIEDTFRDLKLKADYSYQLPTDAGVLDQKTRTAVLDGRLVAGSHEPWERFQHNFWESFSPGEFVHTKLAERREQLAKIGRTPLLVEPDLKLGFGGLRSYHLAQWIGTALGERPIGHTEAMEIVLRMRNLLHAVNSGNHNVLARPKAARIADLLGRELFGMMSELLDAQRELAALEDDALSRVREDRYTLTRHVMAIRGDVRISGSPRISEAAYGVALGDQLGLRIEPIEASASPVCDWRELREALQFGPQVVRVWERCHLLQTILPELQACRTLLPRDSTHRYSVFEHTMQALELLEHMRQTDGFWQSLWDDVTTPTTLTIAVLLHDVGKIDPERSHSEVGAEIATRVGERWAMDAASVADVQWLVRHHLAMAHTVRSRDIQHPETVAEFAELVQTPARLAMLTLLTVADIQAVNSELWTNLQETSLQDLYAATRAHLLEGFSPTPEPSSRRRELLRAMRADVPEAELERYVEALPAHYVLTTPSTTIREHYHMARMTTRDEPQIRLVADEERQVTDLTICAPDYRGLLSDALGVIYAYDLQLVGVRAATAQWPQHVAIDTLSICHAGRQVPSGIATQVENSLRKVLSGQLPLDILMQSKGKDPNLVQKVLKVTLKPGEPAILDVRAPQGRGMAYRISRAIAGAGWEILAARVGQWADHAVAAFYVENPSEGPIREADVARAFGAASIISLDV; from the coding sequence ATGCTTGGAACCAAGTTGGACGTTGACCTTTTCATCCAGCGGCGCGAAGCCGAGAATCTTCGCTTGCAAGAGCACCCTTCGGGGCGCATCTGGAGCCTCGGCTTCGCGGCGATTTTCAACGACGTTCTGGCGCAACTCGAGGCTGAGTTTCGCGCCGACTTCCCCGGTTTGCCGCCAATCAGTTTCGTGGCCACGGGCGGATTCGGACGTCAGGAGATGTCGCCGCATTCCGATATCGACTTCCTCATCATCCCGCTCAGCGAGGAGTCGGCCACTTTCGATCGGGCGATGCACCACCTGTACCGCCGCATCGAGGACACCTTCCGCGACCTCAAACTCAAGGCGGACTATTCGTATCAACTGCCCACCGATGCCGGAGTGCTGGACCAGAAAACCCGTACCGCCGTGCTCGACGGGCGACTGGTCGCGGGGAGCCATGAGCCGTGGGAGCGATTCCAACACAACTTCTGGGAGTCGTTTTCGCCCGGCGAGTTCGTCCACACTAAACTCGCGGAACGCCGTGAGCAGCTAGCCAAAATCGGTCGGACACCGTTGCTCGTTGAACCCGATCTCAAGCTCGGATTCGGCGGATTGCGCAGTTACCACTTGGCGCAATGGATCGGCACCGCGCTCGGCGAGCGCCCCATTGGCCACACCGAAGCCATGGAGATCGTTCTGCGCATGCGCAACCTCTTGCATGCGGTGAATAGCGGCAACCACAACGTGCTCGCTCGGCCCAAAGCGGCGCGCATCGCCGACCTGCTCGGCCGTGAACTCTTCGGCATGATGAGCGAGTTGCTCGACGCTCAGCGCGAGCTCGCCGCATTGGAAGACGATGCGCTCAGCCGCGTTCGCGAGGATCGCTATACGCTGACGCGGCACGTGATGGCGATCCGAGGCGACGTTCGCATCTCGGGCAGCCCCCGCATTTCCGAAGCCGCCTATGGCGTGGCGCTCGGCGATCAGCTCGGTCTTCGCATCGAGCCCATTGAGGCCAGCGCGAGCCCGGTCTGTGATTGGCGCGAGCTCCGCGAGGCGCTCCAATTTGGCCCGCAGGTGGTGCGCGTGTGGGAACGCTGTCACTTGCTACAAACCATTCTGCCCGAGCTCCAGGCTTGCCGCACGCTGCTTCCGCGCGATTCGACCCACCGCTATAGCGTCTTTGAGCACACCATGCAGGCGTTGGAATTGCTGGAGCACATGCGCCAAACCGATGGCTTTTGGCAGAGCCTTTGGGACGACGTGACCACGCCGACAACGCTCACCATCGCCGTGCTGCTCCATGACGTGGGCAAGATCGATCCCGAGCGCTCGCACAGCGAGGTCGGCGCAGAGATTGCCACCCGCGTCGGCGAGCGATGGGCGATGGACGCGGCCTCCGTCGCCGACGTGCAATGGTTGGTGCGGCATCACTTGGCCATGGCGCACACCGTGCGCTCGCGCGACATTCAGCACCCCGAGACCGTCGCCGAGTTTGCCGAACTCGTGCAAACCCCGGCGCGTCTGGCCATGCTGACCTTGCTTACCGTGGCCGACATCCAAGCCGTGAATTCGGAACTCTGGACAAACCTGCAGGAAACGAGCCTGCAAGACCTCTACGCGGCGACCCGAGCCCACCTTTTGGAAGGATTTTCGCCGACCCCCGAACCCAGCAGTCGTCGCCGCGAGCTTCTGCGCGCCATGCGCGCCGACGTTCCTGAAGCGGAACTCGAGCGTTATGTCGAGGCGCTGCCCGCCCACTACGTGCTCACCACGCCTTCGACCACCATTCGCGAGCACTATCACATGGCGCGGATGACCACCCGCGACGAGCCCCAGATTCGCCTTGTCGCCGACGAAGAGCGCCAGGTGACGGACCTCACCATCTGCGCGCCCGACTATCGCGGTCTGCTGTCCGACGCGCTGGGCGTAATCTACGCCTACGACTTGCAACTGGTGGGCGTGCGGGCGGCGACCGCTCAATGGCCGCAGCATGTCGCCATCGACACGCTGAGCATCTGCCACGCGGGGAGGCAAGTGCCGAGCGGCATCGCCACGCAAGTCGAAAACTCGCTACGCAAGGTGTTGAGTGGACAACTGCCGCTTGATATCCTCATGCAAAGCAAGGGCAAAGACCCAAACCTTGTGCAAAAGGTGCTGAAGGTCACGCTGAAACCCGGCGAGCCGGCGATCCTGGATGTCCGGGCGCCGCAAGGTCGAGGCATGGCGTACCGCATTTCGCGGGCCATCGCGGGAGCGGGCTGGGAGATTTTGGCCGCTCGCGTCGGACAATGGGCGGACCACGCGGTGGCTGCGTTCTACGTGGAAAACCCAAGCGAAGGTCCCATTCGCGAGGCAGATGTCGCCCGGGCGTTCGGTGCCGCTAGTATAATCAGCCTGGACGTATGA
- a CDS encoding sigma-70 family RNA polymerase sigma factor: MADAMSFTGIVEKPIEELVWLEKGRQGDETALNYLINKHRARLIRVAANILRDNNEAEDVAQEAFIRGFRELRNLRDDRAFSGYLYRIAVRICMDRLRSRKPQTTAIDNGEADRGTQVENRVLIQKLLAMLSPDLRTTLVLREIEQLSYEEVSQVMRVPIGTVRSRLHAAREKFRELWIAATAEEE, translated from the coding sequence ATGGCAGATGCGATGAGCTTTACCGGCATAGTTGAAAAACCAATTGAAGAATTGGTTTGGCTGGAGAAGGGGCGTCAGGGCGACGAAACCGCGCTGAACTACCTCATCAATAAGCATCGGGCGCGCCTCATTCGGGTTGCGGCCAACATCCTTCGCGACAACAACGAAGCCGAAGACGTGGCGCAGGAAGCCTTTATTCGTGGATTCCGCGAACTGAGAAATCTGCGCGACGATCGTGCGTTTAGCGGTTATCTTTATCGCATCGCGGTTCGCATCTGTATGGATCGACTGCGCTCGCGCAAGCCGCAAACCACGGCGATTGACAATGGCGAGGCCGATCGCGGCACCCAAGTCGAAAACCGCGTGCTGATTCAAAAGCTCTTGGCGATGCTCTCGCCGGATCTGCGCACAACGCTTGTTCTGCGCGAGATTGAACAATTGAGCTACGAAGAAGTCTCTCAAGTCATGCGCGTTCCCATCGGTACGGTCCGAAGTCGTTTGCACGCCGCTCGTGAGAAATTTCGCGAGCTCTGGATCGCGGCTACCGCGGAGGAAGAATGA
- a CDS encoding tetratricopeptide repeat protein: protein MSAPVRSRSVRLSAEGLATFEARLLEVWRNQGQSGKLTKRRQAELMQISEKTTDRMLSGDRVDRATVLLALKKLDLVWSDSLIANDEVAIGQQLEEESAQPVRISSRRKWLIVGLLAVTVPTIAITMNRFAYEPTLTEVARHEFFEIVARGTDQYNKGNYVAAMQTLNVAEERAQKENDVTGLSETSRMRGDVLLAQGNPRAALQCYFTALRLRRQTGQDVLLPPIQQAIGWAYYRLGGFEQATEALRQAIEGFLKRQDRAGVASAQKDLAEVCIATGDLEMALAWIASARSSPTGKMDQDFLTDLTALQALIEGLRGESKQAIEQLTECKDYWVRKDHRRWVARMDLRLGMVLAKAGLQDRAIKSFEQSENGFKIAGDIVGQLEARQLGLKLLRKK from the coding sequence ATGAGTGCTCCAGTTCGTAGCCGTAGTGTGAGGCTAAGTGCGGAAGGTCTTGCGACATTTGAAGCAAGGCTCCTTGAGGTGTGGCGAAACCAAGGGCAATCTGGGAAGCTGACCAAGCGTCGGCAAGCGGAGCTGATGCAAATCAGCGAGAAGACGACTGACCGCATGCTCAGTGGGGATCGGGTCGACCGCGCGACCGTGCTGCTTGCGCTAAAAAAGCTGGACTTGGTTTGGTCCGACAGCTTAATCGCGAATGACGAGGTTGCCATTGGCCAGCAACTCGAAGAAGAAAGTGCCCAGCCAGTTCGAATAAGCTCCAGACGTAAGTGGCTGATTGTCGGGTTGCTGGCCGTAACTGTTCCGACCATTGCGATTACGATGAACCGGTTTGCGTACGAGCCCACGCTGACCGAAGTCGCCCGCCACGAGTTCTTCGAAATCGTGGCCCGAGGCACGGATCAATACAATAAGGGCAACTACGTTGCTGCGATGCAAACCCTTAATGTCGCTGAAGAGAGAGCGCAAAAGGAAAATGATGTTACGGGGTTATCTGAAACCTCTCGAATGAGGGGGGACGTTCTCTTGGCCCAAGGAAATCCGCGCGCCGCCTTGCAGTGCTACTTCACCGCTTTGCGATTGCGTCGCCAGACTGGCCAAGATGTGCTTTTGCCCCCTATTCAACAAGCGATAGGTTGGGCATACTACCGGCTCGGCGGATTCGAACAGGCGACGGAGGCACTACGGCAGGCGATTGAAGGCTTCCTGAAGCGCCAGGATCGAGCCGGGGTCGCGTCTGCTCAAAAGGACCTCGCGGAGGTTTGCATTGCGACTGGCGATCTCGAAATGGCTCTCGCCTGGATCGCATCAGCCCGCTCCTCTCCAACGGGGAAAATGGACCAAGACTTCTTAACTGATCTAACGGCACTGCAGGCGCTCATCGAAGGTCTCAGAGGTGAGTCAAAGCAGGCGATTGAGCAGCTTACGGAATGCAAGGACTACTGGGTTCGCAAGGATCATCGTCGGTGGGTGGCTCGAATGGACTTGCGATTGGGCATGGTCCTCGCCAAAGCAGGCTTGCAAGACCGTGCGATAAAGAGCTTTGAGCAGAGCGAAAATGGATTTAAGATCGCGGGTGACATTGTGGGTCAGCTCGAAGCCCGCCAACTCGGTTTGAAATTATTGCGGAAGAAATAG
- a CDS encoding acetyl-CoA C-acetyltransferase, which yields MDNVVILSGKRTAFGAFQGGLSSLSAPQLGAVAIRAALESAGVSGDQVSEVIMGNVLSGGLGQAPARQASIGAGVPNSVPCLTINKVCGSGMKAVMLAAQSIALGDSEVVVAGGMESMTNAPYVLPAARGGFRMGNGQVVDSMIHDGLWDPYHNVHMGNCGDATAAECGFSRESLDEFSGESVRRAQAAVAGGVFADEIATVEIPQRKGEPIQVIQDEQPGRCFPDKLAGLRPAFSKEGVTTAGNASSINDGAAALVLASADWAERNGKKPIGRVVAYATHAQEPQWFTTAPAFAVEKLLAKAGLTVNEVDLFEVNEAFAVVAMVVAQKLGIPHDKLNVNGGAVAIGHPIGATGARLVLTALHELRRRGGKYAIATPCIGGGEATAVLIEAL from the coding sequence ATGGACAACGTGGTCATTCTTAGCGGCAAGCGCACGGCCTTCGGCGCATTTCAGGGTGGGCTTAGCAGCCTTTCCGCCCCGCAACTGGGCGCCGTGGCGATCCGGGCCGCGCTCGAATCGGCCGGCGTTAGCGGCGATCAAGTCAGCGAAGTGATCATGGGCAATGTCCTTAGCGGCGGCCTCGGCCAAGCCCCCGCTCGCCAAGCATCCATCGGCGCGGGCGTGCCCAATTCGGTTCCCTGCCTGACGATCAACAAGGTGTGCGGCTCGGGCATGAAAGCCGTGATGCTCGCCGCCCAAAGCATCGCTCTGGGCGACAGCGAAGTCGTGGTGGCTGGTGGCATGGAAAGCATGACCAACGCCCCCTATGTGCTCCCGGCAGCCCGCGGCGGATTCCGCATGGGCAACGGCCAAGTGGTCGATAGCATGATCCACGACGGCCTATGGGACCCGTATCACAACGTCCACATGGGCAACTGCGGCGATGCGACCGCCGCCGAATGTGGCTTTAGCCGCGAATCGCTTGACGAGTTTTCGGGCGAAAGCGTCCGCCGCGCGCAAGCGGCAGTGGCCGGCGGCGTGTTCGCCGACGAGATCGCGACAGTAGAGATTCCGCAACGCAAAGGCGAACCGATTCAGGTCATTCAAGATGAGCAGCCGGGCCGCTGCTTCCCGGACAAACTCGCGGGTCTGCGCCCGGCCTTTAGCAAGGAAGGTGTAACGACCGCCGGCAACGCCAGTTCCATCAACGATGGCGCGGCGGCGTTGGTGCTCGCGAGCGCCGACTGGGCCGAGCGCAATGGCAAGAAGCCGATTGGCCGCGTGGTGGCCTACGCGACCCACGCCCAAGAGCCGCAATGGTTCACCACCGCGCCCGCCTTCGCCGTCGAAAAGCTCCTCGCTAAGGCGGGGCTCACGGTCAACGAGGTTGACCTATTTGAGGTGAACGAAGCGTTCGCCGTGGTGGCGATGGTCGTGGCGCAAAAGCTCGGCATTCCGCACGACAAGCTGAACGTGAACGGCGGCGCCGTGGCCATCGGCCACCCCATCGGCGCGACCGGCGCGCGCTTGGTGCTGACAGCTTTGCACGAGTTGCGTCGCCGCGGCGGCAAATACGCCATCGCCACGCCGTGCATCGGCGGCGGCGAAGCAACCGCCGTGCTCATCGAAGCGCTGTAA
- the murJ gene encoding murein biosynthesis integral membrane protein MurJ: MADAATPKSAPVINVARAGGIMMASLFLSRVLGIVREMIINWKFGQSAMTDAYRTAFQVPDFLFYLLSAGALSQAFIPVFSEYFHTDRPRDAWAVFSSVATICGTFILGFIVVCWVAAVPVAHYLAPNASPDQVQLIARMSRILVPTQFAFIVGGLLMGTLYARQVFSIPGLGPNIYNLGIIFGATLLSQLLVIPVAGMTWGALVGAYLGSLIIPLIVIRRMGMEFRPNFSLQHPGVRKVFRLMAPIIFGLSLPSVFPVITRYFGNYYATGTISALENMNQLMQAPLGIFGQSLAIAVLPALSQFFAEGNMDKYRDQLVSTVRTCIFLAAPFVAMFLVFSEPIVRMLFEHGRFTAADTARTAPAVAMAGIGIIGWCLQPVMMRGFFAVQRTLPPVLLGSTCTILYATTCYCAVRYQWPPLALPLAGSICAILMSLAMIILIQKYVGALKLRPVAITLGKSLIASAIGGAFLFAVKSVMPAASSSGGRIGNALLTLFILICFGWVYYFAAKFLAMPETDYLSRALNRRNKAATPPAE; encoded by the coding sequence ATGGCCGACGCCGCAACCCCGAAATCCGCCCCCGTCATCAATGTGGCGAGGGCGGGCGGCATTATGATGGCCTCGCTTTTCCTCAGCCGCGTGCTGGGGATCGTCCGCGAGATGATCATCAACTGGAAGTTCGGCCAAAGCGCCATGACCGACGCCTACCGCACGGCGTTTCAGGTTCCCGATTTCCTCTTCTATCTGCTCAGCGCGGGCGCGCTCAGCCAGGCGTTCATTCCGGTGTTTAGCGAGTACTTCCACACCGATCGACCTCGCGACGCCTGGGCCGTGTTTAGCTCGGTCGCCACAATCTGCGGCACGTTCATTCTCGGCTTTATCGTCGTTTGCTGGGTGGCGGCGGTTCCCGTCGCGCACTACCTCGCGCCCAACGCCTCGCCCGATCAGGTGCAGCTCATCGCGCGCATGAGCCGCATTCTCGTGCCGACCCAATTCGCCTTTATTGTCGGCGGATTGCTCATGGGCACGCTCTACGCGCGGCAGGTGTTCAGCATCCCCGGGCTGGGGCCGAATATCTATAACCTCGGCATCATCTTCGGCGCGACCCTGCTCAGCCAGTTGCTGGTGATTCCGGTCGCCGGAATGACCTGGGGCGCTTTGGTTGGCGCGTACCTTGGCTCGCTCATCATCCCGCTCATCGTCATTCGCCGCATGGGCATGGAGTTTCGGCCTAACTTCAGCCTGCAGCACCCCGGCGTGCGCAAGGTATTTCGGCTCATGGCCCCGATCATTTTTGGGTTGTCGCTGCCGAGCGTGTTCCCGGTCATCACGCGCTACTTTGGCAACTACTACGCGACCGGCACAATCTCGGCTCTGGAGAATATGAACCAGCTGATGCAGGCGCCCCTTGGCATTTTCGGCCAGAGCCTGGCCATCGCCGTGCTGCCCGCGCTCAGTCAGTTCTTCGCCGAAGGCAACATGGACAAGTACCGCGACCAACTGGTCTCGACGGTGCGCACGTGCATTTTCTTGGCCGCGCCCTTCGTCGCGATGTTCCTGGTCTTCAGCGAGCCGATCGTGCGCATGCTGTTTGAGCACGGGCGCTTTACGGCGGCCGACACCGCCCGCACCGCTCCGGCCGTGGCCATGGCGGGCATCGGCATCATCGGCTGGTGCCTGCAACCTGTCATGATGCGCGGCTTTTTCGCCGTGCAACGCACGCTTCCGCCGGTGCTTCTCGGGAGTACCTGCACCATCCTCTACGCGACCACTTGCTATTGCGCGGTGCGCTACCAATGGCCGCCGCTGGCCCTGCCGTTGGCCGGGTCCATCTGCGCCATCCTGATGAGCCTCGCGATGATCATTCTCATCCAGAAGTATGTCGGCGCGCTCAAATTACGACCCGTCGCGATCACCCTCGGCAAGTCGCTGATCGCCTCGGCGATCGGGGGAGCGTTCCTCTTCGCCGTCAAATCGGTCATGCCAGCGGCGAGTTCGTCAGGCGGACGCATCGGCAACGCCCTTCTCACGCTGTTCATTCTTATTTGCTTTGGCTGGGTGTACTACTTCGCCGCCAAGTTCCTCGCCATGCCCGAAACCGATTACCTGAGCCGAGCGCTGAATCGCCGAAACAAGGCCGCCACGCCGCCAGCCGAGTAA
- a CDS encoding AIM24 family protein, producing the protein MNPDVPSYSIQDFVQETAERDHPGDIFELESPKMLEAHVNGAMWSKLGAMIAYRGNLEFKREGMLAGGIGKALMKMVSGEMSPLTEIKGQGKVYLADQGKQISILRLQASDAISVSGKDLLAFESSIQYAITMHRRVAGMLSGGLFSARLTGTGLVAIMSHGRPLTLRVTPNDPVITDPNATVAWSGNLTPELRTDINLKTLIGRGGGETFQMVFRGDGFVVVQPYEESPIVQSTNG; encoded by the coding sequence ATGAATCCTGACGTCCCCAGTTACAGCATTCAAGACTTCGTCCAGGAGACCGCCGAGCGCGATCACCCCGGCGACATCTTTGAACTCGAAAGCCCCAAGATGTTGGAGGCGCATGTCAATGGCGCGATGTGGTCCAAGCTCGGCGCGATGATTGCCTACCGCGGCAACCTCGAATTCAAGCGCGAGGGCATGCTTGCGGGCGGCATCGGCAAAGCGCTCATGAAAATGGTCTCCGGAGAAATGAGCCCGCTCACCGAGATTAAGGGCCAAGGCAAGGTGTATCTCGCCGATCAAGGTAAGCAGATTTCGATTCTGCGTCTGCAAGCCAGCGACGCGATTAGCGTGAGCGGCAAGGACCTGCTCGCCTTCGAAAGCTCGATTCAGTACGCCATCACGATGCACCGGCGCGTGGCCGGCATGCTCAGCGGCGGCCTATTCTCGGCGCGCCTCACCGGCACCGGGCTCGTCGCCATCATGTCGCATGGGCGTCCGCTTACCCTGCGCGTGACCCCCAACGACCCGGTGATCACCGACCCCAATGCGACCGTGGCGTGGTCCGGAAACCTCACCCCCGAGCTTCGCACGGACATCAATCTCAAGACCCTCATCGGGCGCGGGGGCGGCGAAACCTTCCAAATGGTGTTCCGCGGCGATGGCTTTGTCGTCGTGCAACCCTACGAAGAAAGCCCGATTGTGCAAAGCACCAACGGATAA
- a CDS encoding DUF1559 domain-containing protein — MRIVKSFRHHSKSSTAAFTLIELLVVIAIIAILAAILFPVFTQAKSAARRTSCLANMKNIGLAMQLYQDQYDDTFPTVERNVTDYGNPRAGDMVVRLAPFMKSYAIYFCPDRTSRHSYNSYSWNLTRRQLGYGSNFGMWSIGDSIGLYRAYQTGDPGAGAVGYATSEVESPAQFLTIADTLDYPYYSLSLAFQGTDGTNTRVVRHNGQWSHLYMDGHVKSVLMAGYRTSVYAFTVMPQRPQDIYNHCIAIDKPSTSYSGYTCKGVADVIIAGRTKL, encoded by the coding sequence ATGCGAATTGTGAAGTCATTTCGCCATCATTCCAAATCATCCACGGCGGCGTTCACCCTTATCGAACTGCTCGTCGTAATCGCCATCATCGCGATCCTGGCTGCCATCTTGTTCCCGGTTTTCACCCAGGCCAAGTCAGCCGCTCGTCGCACGTCCTGTCTCGCCAACATGAAGAACATCGGTCTTGCCATGCAACTGTATCAAGACCAGTACGATGACACCTTCCCGACCGTCGAGCGCAACGTTACCGACTACGGCAATCCGCGCGCCGGTGACATGGTCGTTCGCCTGGCACCGTTCATGAAGAGCTACGCGATCTACTTCTGCCCGGATCGCACGTCGCGCCACAGCTACAACTCCTACTCCTGGAATCTGACCCGCCGTCAACTCGGCTACGGTTCGAACTTCGGCATGTGGAGCATCGGCGACTCGATCGGCCTTTACCGCGCTTACCAAACGGGTGATCCCGGTGCCGGTGCAGTTGGTTACGCAACTTCGGAAGTTGAGTCTCCCGCTCAGTTCCTGACGATTGCTGATACGCTTGACTATCCGTACTACTCGCTCTCGTTGGCCTTCCAAGGCACTGACGGAACGAACACTCGCGTCGTCCGCCACAACGGCCAATGGTCGCACCTGTACATGGATGGTCACGTAAAGTCGGTCCTCATGGCCGGTTACCGAACCAGCGTGTATGCGTTCACGGTTATGCCGCAACGTCCGCAAGACATCTACAATCACTGTATCGCCATCGACAAACCTTCCACGAGCTACTCCGGTTACACGTGTAAGGGTGTGGCCGACGTGATCATTGCTGGTCGAACCAAGCTCTAA
- a CDS encoding GNAT family N-acetyltransferase: MTIREWRPDDRIGDLTRLVNASYATLADQGLRFLGTYQNDEITADPASRAQVWVAESPAGELVGTISLEDRSQSPEQNEQFYVSSQTRIISQFCVLQEMRGQGLGDELLAFAERQAAAAGATQVMLDTALPASNLRGYYARHGFHERHEVQWDGPNYRSVVMVKNLAAGPVLRLATDADSSGVVRVIRDCFDVHGFTWDEADYCRDLYALESSYERPQAYFWVAEVEGEILGTAALSLHAQVSGQLGLIPDPRPGQTRIGGTDCELHRLYVHPDSQGQGLGRALLRVVRDQALADGASEMEIWSDVKLATAHGIYKRLGAIHQGDRILDDPDDSNEHGFSLNLTETVGQL, encoded by the coding sequence ATGACCATCCGCGAGTGGCGTCCCGACGACCGCATTGGCGATCTCACTCGACTGGTCAACGCGAGCTACGCCACGCTCGCCGACCAGGGATTGCGGTTCCTGGGCACCTACCAGAACGACGAGATCACCGCTGACCCCGCCAGCCGCGCGCAGGTGTGGGTCGCCGAAAGCCCAGCAGGCGAGTTGGTCGGGACGATCAGTCTGGAAGATCGCTCCCAATCGCCGGAGCAAAACGAGCAGTTTTACGTCAGCTCGCAAACCCGCATCATTTCTCAGTTCTGCGTATTGCAGGAGATGCGCGGTCAAGGCCTCGGCGACGAGCTACTCGCCTTTGCTGAGCGTCAAGCTGCCGCCGCCGGCGCAACGCAAGTGATGCTCGACACCGCCCTGCCCGCGAGCAATCTGCGCGGCTACTACGCCCGCCACGGCTTCCACGAACGGCACGAGGTGCAGTGGGACGGCCCGAACTACCGCAGCGTGGTGATGGTCAAGAACCTCGCAGCCGGCCCCGTCCTGCGGCTGGCCACCGACGCCGATTCATCGGGCGTGGTGCGCGTCATTCGCGACTGCTTCGATGTCCACGGATTTACTTGGGATGAGGCGGACTACTGCCGCGACCTCTATGCGTTGGAGAGCAGCTACGAGCGACCGCAAGCCTACTTTTGGGTGGCCGAAGTCGAAGGCGAGATTCTCGGCACGGCGGCGCTTTCGCTCCATGCCCAGGTTAGCGGGCAACTTGGGCTCATTCCAGATCCGCGGCCGGGACAAACACGCATCGGCGGCACCGATTGCGAGTTGCACCGGCTGTATGTTCACCCCGACTCGCAGGGCCAGGGTTTGGGGCGTGCGCTGCTGCGGGTCGTTCGCGACCAAGCGCTGGCCGACGGGGCCTCCGAAATGGAGATTTGGTCCGACGTGAAACTCGCAACCGCCCATGGAATTTACAAGCGATTGGGCGCGATTCATCAGGGCGATCGCATCTTGGATGACCCGGACGACAGCAACGAGCACGGATTCTCGCTGAACCTAACCGAAACGGTGGGTCAACTTTGA